One genomic region from Conexibacter woesei Iso977N encodes:
- a CDS encoding MarR family winged helix-turn-helix transcriptional regulator — protein sequence MSASSGQGVATTPATEAVRLAFVELMGAERRLRARDQKCGPGELTQGQIRALFTIDTKGEATAGELAKAAELSPASVSSMLDNLERDGIIERRRSDSDRRVVVVTLTAAGQELLERKRTAWRDRGAQALEGISDEHLVAAADVMHRMAGLLDDL from the coding sequence ATGAGCGCTTCTTCCGGCCAGGGGGTCGCGACCACGCCTGCGACCGAGGCGGTCCGGCTGGCGTTCGTCGAGCTGATGGGCGCCGAGCGCCGCCTGCGGGCCCGCGACCAGAAGTGCGGGCCCGGCGAGCTGACCCAGGGCCAGATCCGGGCGCTGTTCACGATCGACACCAAGGGCGAGGCGACCGCGGGCGAGCTGGCCAAGGCGGCCGAGCTGTCGCCCGCGAGCGTGTCGTCGATGTTGGACAACCTGGAACGCGACGGCATCATCGAACGCCGCCGCTCCGACAGCGACCGCCGCGTCGTCGTCGTCACGTTGACGGCGGCAGGCCAGGAGCTCCTGGAACGCAAGCGCACCGCCTGGCGCGACCGCGGCGCCCAGGCCCTCGAAGGCATCTCCGACGAGCACCTCGTCGCGGCGGCCGACGTCATGCACCGCATGGCGGGCCTGCTGGACGACCTGTAG
- the bioB gene encoding biotin synthase BioB — protein MPPLITPEEALALGELEDHERILELVERAWAARQDRFGDSTDMCSLVNAKSGGCAEDCGFCAQSRFAEAETPLHAMMSPEQILEHARAAEAAGAHRFCMVTQGQGLSRRDFEKVLEGARLVAEHTNLKRCASVGHMSVDRAKALKDAGIQRVHHNVETAESYYPEVSSTVRYEGRLRTIQAVEEAGLETCVGGILNLGESRAQRVEMAFELSKINPTSVPINLLNPRPGTKFGDRDHMDPWEVVKWIAIFRLVLPEALFRLCGGRVENLGELQPLAVKAGLNGVMMGNFLTTLNATPADDRAMFTDLGLNINRFEDNGSNPRPDNRSGWLDGETSDVVESYLDDASAAAAAGIEITVWDPASQLRYARKDTVPPRPDGAPNRWPGERPDEAAQLSGMPFGH, from the coding sequence ATGCCGCCGCTGATCACTCCTGAGGAAGCGCTCGCCCTCGGCGAGCTCGAGGATCACGAACGGATCCTGGAGCTCGTCGAACGCGCCTGGGCCGCGCGCCAGGACCGCTTCGGCGACTCCACCGACATGTGCTCGCTGGTCAACGCGAAGTCCGGCGGCTGCGCCGAGGACTGCGGGTTCTGCGCGCAGTCGCGGTTCGCGGAGGCCGAGACGCCGCTGCACGCGATGATGTCGCCGGAGCAGATCCTGGAGCACGCGAGGGCCGCCGAGGCCGCGGGCGCGCACCGGTTCTGCATGGTCACCCAGGGCCAGGGGCTGTCCAGGCGCGACTTCGAGAAGGTCCTGGAGGGCGCGCGGCTGGTCGCCGAGCACACCAACCTCAAGCGCTGCGCGTCGGTCGGCCACATGTCGGTCGACCGCGCGAAGGCGCTGAAGGACGCAGGGATCCAGCGCGTCCACCACAACGTCGAGACCGCGGAGTCCTACTACCCGGAGGTCTCCTCGACCGTCCGCTACGAGGGGCGCCTGCGCACGATCCAGGCGGTCGAGGAGGCGGGGCTGGAGACGTGCGTCGGCGGGATCCTGAACCTCGGCGAGTCGCGCGCGCAGCGGGTCGAGATGGCGTTCGAGCTGTCGAAGATCAACCCGACGTCGGTGCCGATCAACCTGCTCAACCCGCGCCCGGGGACGAAGTTCGGCGACCGCGACCACATGGATCCGTGGGAGGTCGTGAAGTGGATCGCGATCTTCCGGCTGGTCCTGCCCGAGGCGCTGTTCCGGCTGTGCGGCGGGCGCGTCGAGAACCTCGGCGAGCTGCAGCCGCTGGCGGTCAAGGCGGGGCTCAACGGCGTGATGATGGGCAACTTCCTGACGACGCTGAACGCCACGCCCGCCGACGACCGCGCGATGTTCACCGACCTGGGGTTGAACATCAACCGCTTCGAGGACAACGGCTCCAACCCGCGGCCGGACAACCGCTCGGGCTGGCTGGACGGTGAGACCTCCGACGTGGTCGAGAGCTACCTCGACGACGCGTCGGCCGCCGCCGCGGCGGGGATCGAGATCACCGTGTGGGATCCGGCGTCGCAGCTGCGCTACGCCAGGAAGGACACGGTGCCGCCGCGGCCCGACGGGGCGCCGAACCGCTGGCCGGGCGAGAGGCCCGACGAGGCCGCGCAGCTGTCCGGCATGCCGTTCGGGCACTGA
- a CDS encoding response regulator gives MLLCDDAEGFRALMRVSLAADPAIEIVGEAADGEAGVDAAAALQPDVVLLDMSMPRMGGLQAIPKMRRRAPRTSIIGLSSLSASRMAAPSKEIGAHSYLEKGTELDTIRAAIHEAADR, from the coding sequence GTGCTCTTGTGCGATGACGCCGAGGGCTTCCGCGCGCTGATGCGCGTCTCGCTCGCCGCTGATCCGGCGATCGAGATCGTCGGAGAAGCTGCCGACGGGGAAGCGGGTGTGGACGCGGCGGCCGCGCTGCAGCCCGACGTGGTGCTGCTCGACATGTCGATGCCGCGCATGGGCGGCCTGCAGGCGATCCCGAAGATGCGCCGCCGCGCGCCGCGCACGTCGATCATCGGCCTGTCGAGCCTCTCGGCGTCCAGGATGGCCGCGCCGTCGAAGGAGATCGGCGCTCACTCCTACCTGGAGAAGGGCACCGAGCTCGACACGATCCGTGCGGCCATCCACGAGGCGGCCGACCGCTAG
- the bioD gene encoding dethiobiotin synthase, with amino-acid sequence MRGLFVTGTDTEVGKTVVAAALAAALRQDGVAVGAFKPVVTGTDEPTDGKPRDHELLAQCAGMESKDVAPYTFGPAVSPHLAAELAETTIDPTILVDTAHRNASGDRTLIAEGVGGFLVPITVGGYLIRDLAQELQLPVIIVARPGLGTINHTMLTIEAVRAAGLRVAAVVMTPYPTEPDAMVRSNFNSIAFYGDVPCHTMAPLPSFTVEELARAGHRLPYDEWLR; translated from the coding sequence ATGCGCGGCCTCTTCGTCACGGGGACCGACACGGAGGTCGGCAAGACGGTCGTCGCGGCCGCGCTGGCGGCGGCGTTGCGGCAGGACGGCGTGGCGGTCGGCGCCTTCAAGCCGGTCGTGACGGGGACCGACGAGCCGACCGACGGCAAGCCGCGCGACCACGAGCTGCTGGCGCAGTGCGCGGGCATGGAGAGCAAGGACGTCGCGCCCTACACGTTCGGCCCAGCGGTCTCGCCCCATCTCGCCGCCGAGCTGGCCGAGACGACGATCGACCCCACCATCTTGGTCGACACCGCCCACCGCAACGCCTCCGGCGACCGGACGCTGATCGCCGAGGGCGTCGGCGGCTTCCTGGTCCCGATCACCGTCGGCGGCTACCTCATCCGCGACCTGGCCCAAGAACTACAACTTCCGGTCATCATCGTCGCCCGCCCCGGCCTCGGGACGATCAACCACACCATGTTGACGATCGAGGCCGTCCGCGCAGCGGGCCTGCGGGTCGCCGCGGTCGTCATGACGCCCTACCCCACCGAGCCCGACGCGATGGTCCGCTCGAACTTCAACAGCATCGCCTTCTACGGCGACGTGCCCTGCCACACGATGGCGCCACTGCCCTCGTTCACCGTCGAAGAGCTGGCCCGCGCCGGCCACCGCCTCCCCTACGACGAGTGGCTGCGATGA
- a CDS encoding SEC-C metal-binding domain-containing protein, whose protein sequence is MSPSPSRRDVEALEERIDTLETTGQYDEAIEVLGQLQELTGEDQRWHVAWMHVLAGRKGEADTIWAALERDHPGDPTVPFLAGSAHAEAGAPDVAAELFGQALGLALRSGADGDTLRQIVGERTQALADAGLPAEAIDEQARLALARAAATGVDTPVATPYFPLDEFARAVAAWPAFAADWEAGGHAAYALELDRRMRAIAPGAPRHPVVAPLTVERVVALAEANDFDAEASEVRARAAYDVAQEGAALAWPPGRNDACWCGSGKKYKKCCGR, encoded by the coding sequence ATGTCGCCGTCACCGTCACGCAGGGACGTCGAGGCGCTCGAGGAGCGCATCGACACGCTGGAGACCACCGGGCAGTACGACGAGGCGATCGAGGTCCTCGGGCAGCTGCAGGAGCTGACCGGCGAGGACCAGCGCTGGCACGTCGCGTGGATGCACGTCCTGGCCGGGCGCAAGGGCGAGGCCGACACGATCTGGGCCGCGCTGGAGCGCGACCACCCGGGCGATCCGACGGTCCCGTTCCTGGCGGGCTCGGCCCACGCCGAGGCCGGCGCGCCGGATGTCGCCGCCGAGCTGTTCGGGCAGGCGCTGGGGCTGGCGCTGCGGTCCGGAGCCGACGGCGACACGCTGCGCCAGATCGTCGGCGAGCGCACGCAGGCGCTGGCCGACGCCGGGCTGCCGGCCGAGGCGATCGACGAGCAGGCGCGGCTCGCCCTGGCGCGCGCCGCGGCGACGGGCGTCGACACGCCGGTCGCGACGCCGTACTTCCCGCTCGACGAGTTCGCCCGCGCGGTCGCCGCGTGGCCGGCCTTCGCCGCCGACTGGGAGGCGGGCGGCCACGCGGCCTACGCGCTGGAGCTGGACCGCCGCATGCGCGCGATCGCCCCCGGCGCGCCGCGCCACCCGGTCGTCGCGCCGCTGACGGTGGAGCGCGTCGTCGCGCTGGCCGAGGCCAACGACTTCGACGCCGAGGCCTCCGAGGTCCGCGCCCGCGCCGCCTACGACGTCGCCCAGGAGGGCGCGGCGCTCGCCTGGCCCCCGGGCCGCAACGACGCCTGCTGGTGCGGGTCGGGCAAGAAGTACAAGAAGTGCTGCGGCCGCTGA
- a CDS encoding DHA2 family efflux MFS transporter permease subunit, which translates to MNSSSSSETLPAPRIEPHVWRIAIVVILGAIMSVLDTTIVNVALDDLSKDLHSSLDSIQWVVTGYMLALAAVIPVTGWAARRFGSRRLYLIALVAFTVGSALCGLANSTGELVAFRVMQGIGGGMLMPIGQMVLVKAAGPRNLPRVMAAIGVPIILAPVFGPTLGGLLLEHAGWQWIFLVNLPVGVIALVTALRLLPKDQPEDAGSLDFIGLVLVAAGLVGVTYGLAESGSAGSLVAGKVLVPVVVGLVLIAAFVLRALRIPAPLLDVRLYKNRAFAAASVTTFCLGAALFGAMILMPLYFQQVRGEDAVTTGLLLMPQGVGAAFAMRMSASATERWGGGVTALIGGAITVVATIPFVLIGGGTSYWLIGVAMVFRGFGIGMSMMPAMTAAFAVLRPDQVNHATPQLNVLQRVGGSVGTAILSVVLTNHLTDAAGAARAAGHAPTADSLASAFGSTYWWVLGVTAFALVPTLLLSLVERSARNAGVAETPAPAAIEDLELALEAV; encoded by the coding sequence ATGAACTCTTCCTCTTCTTCTGAAACGCTCCCCGCTCCCCGCATCGAGCCGCACGTCTGGCGGATCGCCATCGTCGTGATCCTCGGCGCGATCATGTCGGTCCTCGACACGACGATCGTCAACGTCGCGCTCGACGACCTCTCCAAGGACCTGCACTCCTCGCTGGACTCGATCCAGTGGGTCGTGACCGGCTACATGCTCGCGCTGGCCGCCGTGATCCCCGTCACGGGCTGGGCCGCGCGCCGCTTCGGCTCACGCAGGCTGTACCTGATCGCGCTCGTCGCCTTCACCGTCGGCTCCGCGCTCTGCGGGCTGGCGAACTCGACCGGCGAACTGGTCGCGTTCCGCGTGATGCAGGGCATCGGCGGCGGCATGCTGATGCCGATCGGCCAGATGGTCCTGGTCAAGGCCGCCGGCCCGCGCAACCTGCCGCGCGTCATGGCCGCGATCGGCGTCCCGATCATCCTCGCGCCGGTCTTCGGCCCGACGCTCGGCGGCCTGCTCCTGGAGCACGCCGGGTGGCAGTGGATCTTCCTCGTCAACCTCCCGGTCGGCGTGATCGCGCTGGTGACCGCGCTGCGCCTGCTCCCCAAGGACCAGCCGGAGGACGCGGGGTCGCTGGACTTCATCGGCCTGGTGCTCGTCGCCGCCGGCCTGGTCGGCGTGACATACGGCCTGGCCGAGTCCGGCAGCGCCGGGTCGCTCGTGGCCGGCAAGGTGCTGGTCCCGGTTGTTGTCGGTCTTGTCTTGATCGCCGCGTTCGTCCTGCGCGCGCTGCGGATCCCGGCGCCGCTGCTCGACGTCCGGCTGTACAAGAACCGCGCGTTCGCGGCCGCGTCGGTGACGACGTTCTGCCTCGGCGCCGCGCTGTTCGGCGCGATGATCCTGATGCCGCTGTACTTCCAGCAGGTCCGCGGTGAGGACGCGGTGACGACCGGCCTGCTGCTGATGCCGCAGGGCGTCGGCGCGGCGTTCGCGATGCGCATGAGCGCGTCCGCCACCGAGCGCTGGGGCGGCGGTGTGACCGCGCTGATCGGCGGCGCGATCACGGTCGTGGCGACCATCCCCTTCGTGTTGATCGGCGGCGGGACGTCCTACTGGCTGATCGGTGTCGCGATGGTCTTCCGCGGGTTCGGCATCGGGATGTCGATGATGCCGGCGATGACGGCCGCGTTCGCGGTCCTGCGCCCGGACCAGGTCAACCACGCGACGCCGCAGCTGAACGTGCTGCAGCGGGTCGGCGGGTCGGTCGGCACGGCGATCCTGTCGGTCGTCTTGACCAACCACCTGACGGACGCCGCCGGCGCGGCGCGCGCCGCGGGGCACGCGCCGACGGCGGACTCGCTGGCGAGCGCGTTCGGCTCCACCTACTGGTGGGTGCTGGGTGTGACCGCGTTCGCGCTGGTCCCGACATTGTTGTTGTCCTTGGTCGAGCGTTCCGCGCGGAACGCGGGCGTGGCGGAGACGCCGGCGCCCGCCGCGATCGAGGACCTCGAGCTGGCGCTCGAGGCGGTCTAG
- a CDS encoding VOC family protein — translation MSDRAITLDHLVIAVSDWERSNAFYRDICGAELIALNDPPTRWRYRFGPINLNVHGPGMTPEPVARIPARPGMADLCLTWPGTTAEAIQHLQDNNIPIEQGPVPRTGSSGPGLSIYFRDPDGSLLEFISYAERP, via the coding sequence ATGAGCGACCGCGCCATCACCCTCGACCACCTCGTCATCGCGGTCTCCGACTGGGAACGGTCCAACGCCTTCTACCGCGACATCTGTGGCGCCGAGCTGATCGCACTGAACGACCCGCCGACCCGCTGGCGCTACCGCTTCGGCCCCATCAACCTCAACGTCCACGGCCCCGGCATGACCCCCGAGCCCGTAGCGCGCATCCCCGCCCGCCCCGGCATGGCCGACCTCTGCCTCACCTGGCCCGGCACCACCGCCGAAGCGATCCAACACCTACAAGACAACAACATCCCCATCGAGCAAGGCCCGGTCCCCCGCACCGGCTCCTCCGGCCCCGGCCTCTCCATCTACTTCCGCGACCCCGACGGCTCCCTCCTGGAGTTCATCTCCTACGCCGAACGGCCCTAG
- a CDS encoding biotin/lipoyl-binding carrier protein codes for MAQIEAHITGTVWKIECKVGDTIAEGDTVVILESMKMEMPVEAEDEGTVKEILCEEGQAVNEGDVLVVLE; via the coding sequence ATGGCGCAGATCGAGGCCCACATCACGGGCACCGTGTGGAAGATCGAGTGCAAGGTCGGCGACACGATCGCCGAGGGCGACACGGTCGTGATCCTCGAGTCCATGAAGATGGAGATGCCGGTCGAGGCCGAGGACGAGGGCACGGTCAAGGAGATCCTCTGCGAAGAGGGCCAGGCCGTGAACGAGGGCGACGTCCTCGTCGTCCTCGAATAG
- a CDS encoding enoyl-CoA hydratase/isomerase family protein, with amino-acid sequence MAGELLIDEPLDGVRRLTISNPSKRNALDHAILDGIASAVRAADGDGTRAVILTGAGGMFSSGYDIGDIPDDVFAAEAEKLVAHPFTSAIDALDATDVPTIAALPGHTIGGGLELALACDLRVARDGIRLGMPPAKLGLVYSHTGLRRFLHAIGEPRTRQLFLLGRNIDAREAKVWGLLHDVVGAEDLENFALDWADELTRNAPLSVRGNKRVLRALLSAEAALDPAVEAELIALRKACFESEDLAEGVKAFAEKRPARWQGK; translated from the coding sequence ATGGCGGGCGAGCTGCTGATCGACGAGCCGCTGGACGGAGTCCGGCGGCTGACCATCTCCAACCCCAGCAAGCGCAACGCGCTGGACCACGCGATCCTCGACGGGATCGCGTCGGCCGTGCGTGCCGCCGATGGGGATGGGACACGGGCGGTGATCCTCACCGGCGCGGGCGGGATGTTCTCCTCGGGCTACGACATCGGCGACATCCCCGACGACGTCTTCGCCGCCGAGGCCGAGAAGCTCGTCGCGCACCCGTTCACGAGCGCGATCGACGCGCTCGACGCCACCGACGTCCCGACGATCGCCGCGCTGCCGGGCCACACGATCGGCGGCGGCCTGGAGCTGGCGCTGGCCTGCGACCTGCGCGTCGCGCGCGACGGCATCAGGCTCGGCATGCCGCCCGCCAAGCTCGGGCTCGTCTACTCGCACACGGGGCTGCGTCGCTTCCTGCACGCGATCGGCGAGCCGCGCACGCGGCAGCTGTTCCTGCTCGGGCGCAACATCGACGCGCGCGAGGCCAAGGTGTGGGGGTTGCTGCACGACGTCGTCGGTGCCGAGGACCTGGAGAACTTCGCCCTGGACTGGGCCGACGAGCTGACGCGCAACGCGCCGCTGAGCGTGCGCGGCAACAAGCGCGTGCTGCGGGCGCTGCTGTCCGCCGAGGCGGCGCTGGATCCGGCGGTCGAGGCCGAGCTGATCGCGCTGCGCAAGGCGTGCTTCGAGAGCGAGGACCTGGCCGAGGGCGTCAAGGCGTTCGCCGAGAAGCGCCCGGCGCGCTGGCAGGGGAAGTAG
- a CDS encoding GNAT family N-acetyltransferase: protein MDDAELARRSILGFCETLAALAGEHAVRRENVIGARVPDSDNPWLDAAAVPHGFAPPQADDAGLPHCLWAEAEAIPGRYERGHIAMPCMGIALNGGAALPEGDPLDLVTPTLDVVGAVNDRAYGQDDALGPLVRALQDDRVSAHGARVDGETVCVALTLRIGDDVSIQYVATERDHRGQGLASRLMTNIMNNARATGATTATLQASPDGRPVYERLGFRTVATLRAFIRE from the coding sequence GTGGACGACGCGGAGCTGGCACGGAGATCGATCCTCGGCTTCTGCGAGACGCTCGCGGCGCTGGCCGGCGAGCACGCGGTCCGGCGCGAGAACGTGATCGGCGCGCGGGTCCCGGACTCCGACAACCCGTGGCTGGACGCGGCCGCCGTGCCGCACGGCTTCGCGCCGCCGCAGGCCGACGACGCCGGGCTGCCGCACTGCCTCTGGGCCGAGGCCGAGGCGATCCCGGGGCGCTACGAGCGCGGGCACATCGCGATGCCGTGCATGGGGATCGCCCTGAACGGCGGCGCCGCGTTGCCGGAGGGCGACCCGCTGGACCTCGTCACGCCGACGCTGGACGTCGTCGGCGCCGTCAACGACCGCGCCTACGGCCAGGACGACGCGCTCGGACCGCTCGTCCGCGCGCTCCAGGACGACCGCGTCAGCGCGCACGGCGCGCGCGTGGACGGCGAGACCGTGTGCGTCGCGCTGACGCTGCGCATCGGCGACGACGTGTCGATCCAGTACGTCGCGACCGAGCGCGACCACCGCGGCCAGGGCCTCGCCTCCCGGCTCATGACCAACATCATGAACAACGCCCGTGCGACCGGCGCGACGACCGCGACGCTCCAGGCCAGCCCGGACGGCCGCCCGGTCTACGAGCGCCTGGGCTTCCGGACCGTCGCGACGCTGCGCGCGTTCATCCGCGAGTAG
- the bioF gene encoding 8-amino-7-oxononanoate synthase has product MRHVSGPQGSRVVVDGRPVLLLCSNNYLGLADHPRVREAAADAAMRWGAGAGASRLVSGTMTIHRRLEEALAAFKGTEAAVLFGSGYLANLGVVGALSSLAGDGAVVYSDELNHASLIDGCRLARAQTFVYDHCDVEHLAWGIEQHRGRPGIIVTDSVFSMDGDVAPLEELVGLAQRHGMRIVVDEAHGTGCLGPEGRGAVAEAGLDGVVDVVVGTLGKSLGSYGAFAAVSGPMRDYLTNSARSLIFSTALPPSAVAAALAALEVLQEHPEMVDKLQSNADVLRAELAREGFAVEGSSTQIVPLVVGDPDLAMTVCEHALESGVFAQAIRPPTVPAGTSRLRLALMATHTRDELRAAARTLGRAALQAGFRPGAGVPLAAAQPAGHPHERLTTDEPAAA; this is encoded by the coding sequence ATGCGCCACGTGTCCGGCCCGCAGGGGTCGCGCGTGGTGGTCGACGGGCGGCCGGTCCTGCTGTTGTGCTCCAACAACTACCTGGGGCTCGCCGATCACCCGCGCGTGCGCGAGGCCGCGGCGGATGCCGCGATGCGCTGGGGCGCGGGCGCGGGCGCGTCGCGGCTGGTGTCCGGGACGATGACGATCCACCGGCGGCTGGAGGAGGCGCTGGCGGCGTTCAAGGGGACCGAGGCGGCGGTGCTGTTCGGGTCCGGGTACCTGGCGAACCTGGGCGTGGTCGGGGCGTTGTCGTCGCTGGCCGGCGACGGCGCGGTGGTCTACAGCGACGAGCTCAACCACGCGTCGCTGATCGACGGCTGCCGCCTGGCGCGGGCGCAGACGTTCGTCTACGACCACTGCGACGTCGAGCACCTCGCGTGGGGGATCGAGCAGCACCGCGGGCGGCCGGGGATCATCGTGACCGACAGCGTGTTCTCGATGGACGGCGACGTCGCGCCGCTGGAGGAGCTTGTAGGACTTGCCCAGCGCCACGGGATGCGGATCGTGGTCGACGAGGCGCACGGGACCGGGTGCCTCGGGCCGGAGGGCCGCGGCGCGGTGGCCGAGGCGGGGCTGGACGGCGTGGTCGACGTGGTCGTCGGGACGCTCGGCAAGTCGCTGGGGTCCTACGGCGCCTTCGCCGCGGTGAGCGGGCCGATGCGGGACTACCTGACGAACTCGGCGCGCTCGCTGATCTTCTCGACCGCGCTGCCGCCGTCGGCGGTGGCGGCGGCGCTGGCGGCGCTCGAAGTGCTGCAGGAGCACCCCGAGATGGTGGACAAGCTCCAGTCCAACGCCGACGTGCTGCGCGCCGAGCTGGCGCGCGAGGGCTTCGCGGTCGAGGGCTCCTCGACGCAGATCGTGCCGCTCGTCGTCGGCGACCCCGACCTCGCGATGACCGTCTGCGAGCACGCGCTGGAGTCCGGCGTCTTCGCCCAGGCGATCCGCCCGCCGACCGTGCCCGCCGGGACCTCGCGGTTGCGCCTGGCGCTGATGGCGACCCACACCCGCGACGAGCTCCGCGCCGCCGCCCGCACGCTCGGCCGCGCCGCCCTCCAGGCCGGCTTCCGCCCCGGCGCCGGCGTCCCGCTGGCGGCCGCCCAACCCGCCGGCCACCCCCACGAACGCCTCACCACCGACGAACCCGCCGCGGCTTGA